The following are encoded together in the Nocardioides thalensis genome:
- a CDS encoding ABC transporter substrate-binding protein, whose translation MSTHSHRRAGTAALASLLLAGVLSACGQESEADAGDGASSAGDDAFPVSVLSGTEADGEEITIEEQPDSIVSLSPTATEMLWELGAGDQVVAVDDQSDYPEGVPVTKLSGYEPNVEAILGYEPDLVVTSGDSGDLVAGLERVSVPTLVLPAATTLDEMYGQFERLGAATGHPDEADELTTEVKEGLEAAVADAPDAAGTTYYHELDPSLYSVTSDTFIGQIYGLFGLESIGDEAKGGDDYPQLSEEFVVSEDPDLIFLADSECCGVTPEQVADRGGWDSMEAVEEDRIFPVNEDVASRWGPRVVEFAESIAATLAEQPADAG comes from the coding sequence ATGTCCACGCATTCGCATCGCCGGGCCGGCACCGCCGCCCTCGCGTCCCTGCTCCTCGCGGGGGTCCTGTCGGCCTGCGGTCAGGAGTCGGAGGCCGACGCCGGGGACGGCGCCTCGTCCGCCGGGGACGACGCGTTCCCGGTCTCCGTCCTCTCGGGCACCGAGGCGGACGGCGAGGAGATCACCATCGAGGAGCAGCCCGACTCGATCGTCTCCCTCAGCCCCACCGCGACGGAGATGCTGTGGGAGCTCGGCGCGGGCGACCAGGTCGTCGCGGTCGACGACCAGTCCGACTACCCGGAGGGCGTGCCGGTCACGAAGCTGTCCGGCTACGAGCCCAACGTCGAGGCGATCCTCGGCTACGAGCCGGACCTGGTGGTCACGTCGGGCGACTCCGGTGACCTCGTCGCGGGCCTCGAGCGGGTCAGCGTGCCGACGCTGGTGCTGCCCGCGGCCACCACGCTCGACGAGATGTACGGCCAGTTCGAGCGGCTCGGCGCCGCCACCGGTCACCCCGACGAGGCGGACGAGCTGACCACTGAGGTGAAGGAGGGCCTGGAGGCGGCGGTCGCGGACGCGCCCGACGCGGCCGGGACTACCTACTACCACGAGCTCGACCCCAGCCTCTACAGCGTCACCAGCGACACGTTCATCGGCCAGATCTACGGCCTGTTCGGCCTCGAGAGCATCGGCGACGAGGCGAAGGGCGGCGACGACTACCCGCAGCTCTCCGAGGAGTTCGTCGTGTCCGAGGACCCCGACCTCATCTTCCTCGCCGACAGCGAGTGCTGCGGCGTGACGCCCGAGCAGGTCGCCGACCGGGGCGGCTGGGACTCGATGGAGGCCGTCGAGGAGGACCGGATCTTCCCGGTCAACGAGGACGTGGCCAGCCGCTGGGGACCGCGCGTGGTCGAGTTCGCCGAGTCGATCGCCGCGACGCTCGCCGAGCAGCCGGCCGACGCGGGCTGA
- a CDS encoding FecCD family ABC transporter permease codes for MAGEMVAARPETRRARAIRWYATRPSARLLKLVLGLAVVVVAVLVSSLVGPAGLHVRGVLLELVDALPLVRADSGLSEMQQAILWEIRLPRVVLAVLVGATLALAGTAYQGVFRNPLADPYLLGVSSGAGLGATLGIVAGGAIGPVGVPPLAFAGGVLGVAATYLLGTSVGGRGGTVVIVLAGVAVSAFFNAVQNFIQQRYDDSLMAVYSWMLGRLSTDGWAEVVVALPYVVVSCAVILVHRRTLDVMAVGDVEAASLGVNPGRVRLVLILAATLGTAAAVSVSGLIGFVGIVVPHAVRLLFGAAHHTLLPLAMMYGAAFLVLADVVARSALQPAEVPIGVVTAVVGAPFFLVVLRRHRGAA; via the coding sequence ATGGCCGGGGAGATGGTGGCGGCGCGGCCGGAGACCCGGCGTGCCCGGGCGATCCGGTGGTACGCCACGCGTCCCTCGGCCCGCCTGCTCAAGCTGGTGCTCGGGCTCGCCGTGGTGGTCGTCGCAGTGCTGGTGTCGTCGCTCGTCGGGCCCGCCGGACTGCACGTCCGCGGCGTGCTCCTCGAGCTCGTCGACGCGCTGCCGCTGGTGCGCGCCGACTCCGGTCTCAGCGAGATGCAGCAGGCGATCCTCTGGGAGATCCGGCTGCCGCGCGTGGTCCTCGCGGTGCTCGTCGGCGCCACGCTGGCGCTGGCGGGCACCGCGTACCAGGGCGTGTTCCGCAACCCGCTCGCCGACCCCTACCTGCTCGGCGTCTCCAGCGGCGCCGGACTCGGCGCGACGCTCGGCATCGTCGCCGGCGGCGCGATCGGTCCGGTGGGCGTGCCACCGCTCGCGTTCGCCGGCGGCGTGCTGGGGGTCGCGGCGACGTACCTGCTGGGCACCTCGGTCGGCGGCCGCGGCGGCACGGTCGTGATCGTGCTGGCGGGCGTCGCCGTCTCCGCATTCTTCAACGCCGTGCAGAACTTCATCCAGCAGCGGTACGACGACTCGCTGATGGCCGTCTACTCCTGGATGCTCGGCCGACTGTCCACCGACGGCTGGGCCGAGGTGGTGGTCGCGCTGCCCTACGTGGTGGTCTCCTGCGCGGTGATCCTCGTGCACCGCCGCACCCTGGACGTGATGGCCGTCGGCGACGTCGAGGCGGCCAGCCTCGGCGTCAACCCCGGCCGGGTGCGGCTGGTGCTGATCCTCGCCGCGACCCTGGGCACCGCGGCCGCGGTGAGCGTCAGCGGGCTGATCGGCTTCGTCGGCATCGTCGTCCCGCACGCCGTGCGGCTGCTGTTCGGCGCCGCCCACCACACGCTGCTGCCGCTGGCGATGATGTACGGCGCCGCGTTCCTCGTGCTCGCCGACGTCGTTGCCCGCTCCGCCCTGCAACCGGCCGAGGTGCCGATCGGCGTGGTCACCGCCGTCGTCGGCGCGCCGTTCTTCCTCGTCGTGCTGCGCCGGCACCGGGGTGCGGCATGA
- a CDS encoding ABC transporter ATP-binding protein has translation MSGRVEPVISCRGVSVTRGGAEVVAGVDLAVEPGDWVAVVGPNGAGKTSLLLAVAGLLRATGEITVGGLDPAHAHRREMARTVALMPQRPVVPEGISVRELVALGRTPRRGRFGSESLGDREAVDRTLHRLELEELADRPATAVSGGELQRVVLGRALVQEPRVLLLDEPTSALDIGHQQSVLDLVNRLRLADGLTVVAAMHDLTLAGHYGRRILLMHRGRVVADGAPEEVLEPARLAEVYGARVEVLRREDGPAVLPVRTPS, from the coding sequence ATGAGCGGCAGGGTCGAGCCCGTGATCTCCTGCCGCGGCGTCAGCGTGACGCGCGGCGGAGCCGAGGTCGTGGCGGGGGTCGACCTCGCGGTCGAGCCCGGCGACTGGGTCGCGGTCGTGGGCCCCAACGGCGCGGGCAAGACGTCGCTCCTCCTTGCCGTGGCCGGCCTGCTCCGGGCGACCGGCGAGATCACCGTGGGTGGGCTCGACCCCGCCCACGCGCACCGCCGCGAGATGGCCCGGACGGTGGCGCTGATGCCGCAACGGCCCGTCGTGCCGGAAGGCATCTCGGTGCGCGAGCTCGTCGCGCTCGGCCGCACGCCGCGCCGTGGCCGGTTCGGCTCCGAGAGCCTAGGCGACCGCGAGGCGGTCGACCGCACCCTGCACCGGCTCGAGCTGGAGGAACTTGCCGACCGCCCGGCGACGGCCGTGTCCGGCGGCGAGCTCCAGCGGGTGGTCCTCGGCCGGGCGCTCGTGCAAGAGCCGCGGGTGCTGCTGCTCGACGAGCCCACCAGTGCCCTGGACATCGGTCACCAGCAGAGCGTTCTCGATCTGGTCAACCGGTTGCGACTCGCCGACGGCCTCACGGTCGTCGCGGCGATGCACGACCTGACGCTGGCCGGCCACTACGGCCGGCGGATCCTGCTGATGCACCGCGGCCGCGTGGTCGCGGACGGTGCACCCGAGGAGGTGCTGGAGCCCGCCCGTCTCGCCGAGGTGTACGGCGCTCGCGTGGAGGTCCTCCGCCGCGAGGACGGGCCGGCGGTGCTGCCGGTGCGGACTCCGTCGTGA
- a CDS encoding cobalamin biosynthesis protein produces the protein MSVLAAVALDAGFAEPPVGAHPVVWTGRYLDLVAQRVPAAPPGRALATGGLAWLGGASVAVATAVVVERCAARRGRVAGAMLRGVALWPLISGRMLLAEVRAVGAAVDRDPAAGREALGRIVSRDTDGLTPEEVRGAALGSLAENLSDSLVAPLAWYAVGGLPAAALYRFANTADACWGYRSPRWEHAGRVAARADDLLNLVPARLTAALLVGPSRWRRLRREARRTSSPNAGWPMAALALRLDVRLTKRGHYALNADARDPRPGDVAAGLRAARRAATAAAVVAIAADVLTRPPRQGAS, from the coding sequence GTGAGCGTGCTGGCGGCGGTGGCTCTCGACGCCGGCTTCGCCGAGCCGCCCGTGGGCGCGCACCCGGTGGTGTGGACCGGGCGCTACCTGGACCTGGTGGCGCAACGCGTGCCCGCGGCGCCTCCCGGCCGGGCGCTGGCCACCGGCGGCCTCGCCTGGCTGGGTGGCGCGTCGGTCGCCGTGGCCACCGCGGTGGTGGTCGAGCGCTGCGCCGCCCGCCGCGGTCGCGTCGCGGGCGCGATGCTACGGGGCGTCGCGCTCTGGCCGCTGATCTCCGGCCGGATGCTGCTCGCCGAGGTGCGGGCCGTGGGCGCGGCCGTCGACCGCGACCCGGCCGCGGGCCGGGAGGCACTCGGGCGCATCGTCAGTCGCGACACCGACGGGCTCACGCCTGAGGAGGTCCGCGGCGCGGCCCTCGGGTCCCTCGCAGAGAACCTGTCGGACTCCCTCGTCGCGCCCCTCGCCTGGTACGCCGTCGGCGGCCTGCCCGCCGCAGCCCTCTACCGCTTCGCCAACACCGCCGACGCGTGCTGGGGCTATCGCAGCCCGCGCTGGGAGCACGCCGGCAGGGTGGCGGCCCGCGCCGACGACCTCCTGAACCTGGTGCCCGCGCGACTGACAGCGGCGCTGCTCGTCGGTCCCTCCCGCTGGCGCAGGCTGCGGCGCGAAGCGCGCCGTACCTCCTCGCCCAACGCGGGGTGGCCGATGGCTGCGCTGGCGCTGCGCCTCGACGTACGCCTGACCAAGCGCGGCCACTACGCGCTCAACGCGGACGCGCGCGACCCGAGGCCCGGCGACGTCGCCGCCGGGCTCCGGGCCGCTCGCCGCGCCGCCACCGCCGCGGCCGTGGTCGCCATCGCCGCCGACGTCCTCACCCGCCCACCCCGACAAGGAGCCTCATGA
- the cobO gene encoding cob(I)yrinic acid a,c-diamide adenosyltransferase, whose translation MSATQEPSVCRPQPQRERRDVPSLVLVNTGDGKGKSTAAFGTIMRAVAREWPVGVVQFMKSGKWRVGEEAVARKLGVDWWTIGDGFTWESDDLDRSAGTAREAWAAAAEKLASGDYRLLVLDEITYPINYGWIAGDAVWQAIRERAEHTTVFCTGRNAPQPLIDLADTVTEMRKVKHAYESGVRARRGIDY comes from the coding sequence ATGAGCGCCACCCAGGAACCCAGCGTCTGCCGCCCGCAACCCCAGCGCGAGCGGAGGGACGTGCCGTCGCTGGTGCTGGTCAACACCGGCGACGGCAAGGGCAAGTCGACCGCCGCGTTCGGCACGATCATGCGCGCGGTCGCGCGTGAGTGGCCCGTCGGCGTCGTTCAGTTCATGAAGTCGGGCAAGTGGCGCGTCGGCGAGGAGGCGGTCGCCCGCAAGCTCGGCGTGGACTGGTGGACGATCGGCGACGGCTTCACCTGGGAGTCCGACGACCTCGACCGGTCGGCGGGCACCGCGCGCGAGGCCTGGGCGGCGGCGGCGGAGAAGCTCGCGTCCGGGGACTACCGCCTGCTGGTCCTCGACGAGATCACCTACCCGATCAACTACGGGTGGATCGCCGGGGACGCGGTGTGGCAGGCGATCCGCGAGCGGGCGGAGCACACGACGGTGTTCTGCACCGGGCGCAACGCCCCGCAGCCGCTGATCGACCTCGCGGACACGGTCACCGAGATGCGGAAGGTCAAGCACGCCTACGAGTCCGGCGTCCGCGCGCGCCGCGGCATCGACTACTGA
- the cobC gene encoding Rv2231c family pyridoxal phosphate-dependent protein CobC — protein MDPLLDHGDRQVPPGAVDLAVNVLAATPPWLKEALARVDLTAYPDQGAALDAIAARHVATPDECLVLHGAAEAFWLLALVLRPRLAACVHPSFTAPEAALRAAGVEVHRVVRDPDDGFGLDPAAVPDDADLVVLGRPDNPTGRLEPVDVVAALCRPGRVVVVDEAFADFLPDAGGLHGARLPGVVCIRSLTKLWGLAGLRVGYLLGDRALVARLAAARQPWPASTPALRAVELVCAAEAERRERAALVSAARAELLASLDAMPVRTWASPANFALLRTPYADLRERLLRHGVAVRKGHTFPGLDRTYVRIAVPTEREPRDRFLEALATELVSAG, from the coding sequence ATGGACCCGCTCCTCGACCACGGCGATCGGCAGGTGCCGCCCGGAGCCGTCGACCTCGCGGTCAACGTGCTCGCCGCGACGCCGCCCTGGTTGAAGGAGGCGCTGGCTCGGGTCGACCTGACCGCCTATCCCGACCAGGGCGCCGCGCTCGACGCGATCGCGGCGCGGCACGTCGCAACACCCGACGAGTGCCTGGTGCTGCACGGCGCGGCAGAGGCGTTCTGGCTGCTCGCCCTCGTGCTGCGGCCGCGGCTGGCCGCGTGCGTGCATCCTTCGTTCACCGCGCCCGAGGCCGCGTTGCGCGCGGCCGGCGTCGAGGTACACCGCGTCGTGCGCGACCCGGACGACGGCTTCGGGCTCGATCCCGCGGCGGTCCCGGACGACGCGGACCTGGTCGTGCTCGGCCGTCCCGACAATCCGACCGGCCGTCTCGAGCCGGTCGACGTGGTCGCGGCGCTCTGCCGCCCCGGTCGCGTGGTCGTCGTGGACGAAGCGTTCGCCGACTTCCTGCCCGACGCCGGCGGGCTGCACGGCGCGCGGTTGCCGGGCGTCGTGTGCATCCGGAGCCTGACCAAGCTCTGGGGACTCGCCGGCCTCCGGGTCGGCTACCTGCTCGGCGACCGCGCGCTGGTCGCGCGCCTCGCCGCCGCGCGCCAGCCCTGGCCCGCGAGCACGCCGGCGCTCCGGGCCGTCGAGCTGGTCTGCGCGGCCGAGGCCGAGCGGCGCGAGCGCGCTGCCTTGGTATCCGCTGCGCGTGCCGAGCTGCTCGCCTCGCTCGACGCGATGCCGGTGCGGACGTGGGCATCACCGGCCAACTTCGCGCTGCTACGCACGCCGTACGCCGACCTCCGCGAGCGGTTGCTGCGCCACGGCGTGGCGGTGCGGAAGGGGCACACGTTCCCGGGGCTGGACCGGACCTACGTGCGGATCGCCGTACCCACCGAGCGCGAGCCGCGCGATCGGTTCCTCGAGGCTCTGGCTACCGAGCTCGTCTCGGCTGGCTAG
- a CDS encoding VOC family protein — MRFHHVQLSCAAGGEDEGRRFFVDGLGFAEIPKPAELAKRGGAWFRHPGGAEIHLGIDEPAQGRKAHPGLEVETTAELERLAAHLEALGYGVDWSQRHNAETFERFHTHDPFGNRIEVLHVLEVD; from the coding sequence ATGCGTTTCCACCACGTCCAGCTGTCGTGCGCGGCCGGGGGAGAGGACGAGGGCCGGCGGTTCTTCGTCGACGGCCTCGGCTTCGCGGAGATCCCGAAGCCGGCCGAGCTCGCCAAGCGCGGCGGCGCGTGGTTCCGGCACCCGGGCGGCGCCGAGATCCATCTCGGGATCGACGAGCCCGCGCAGGGGCGGAAGGCCCATCCCGGCCTCGAGGTCGAAACCACGGCCGAGCTCGAGCGCCTGGCCGCCCACCTTGAGGCGCTGGGCTACGGCGTCGACTGGTCGCAGCGGCACAACGCCGAGACCTTCGAGCGTTTCCACACGCATGACCCGTTCGGGAACCGGATCGAGGTCCTGCACGTGCTCGAGGTGGACTGA
- a CDS encoding GIY-YIG nuclease family protein: MPWAYLLECADGTYYAGSTVDLDARIWQHNHDDDLGAAYTRSRRPVVLVWSGWFDRIEDAYAFEKQIQGWNRRKRQALINGEWHQLPALSRRSAVQRRDAEADHPDPPSR, from the coding sequence ATGCCCTGGGCCTATCTGCTCGAGTGCGCTGACGGCACCTACTACGCCGGCAGCACCGTCGATCTCGACGCACGGATATGGCAGCACAACCACGACGACGACCTCGGCGCGGCCTACACGCGATCGCGACGCCCAGTGGTGTTGGTGTGGAGCGGCTGGTTCGACCGCATCGAGGATGCTTACGCCTTCGAGAAACAGATCCAGGGCTGGAACCGCCGCAAACGACAAGCCCTCATCAACGGCGAGTGGCACCAGCTCCCAGCGCTGTCCCGCCGCTCCGCTGTACAACGCCGCGACGCCGAGGCCGACCACCCCGACCCGCCATCCCGCTGA
- a CDS encoding PQQ-dependent sugar dehydrogenase, whose product MIFRRTAPAAALLALGLVVAACGADDDPEADRPSPTRTSATATGSGSPSDPSSERPSVRPDGAPDVVATAATGLDTPWGLDFLPGGRAIVTERDTARVLLIDPPRGDAPGAVVEAGTIPEVVAEGEAGLLGVAVSPDFADDRLVYFYVCTADDNRVVRATLDGDELGAPEPILTGIPNGFIHDGGRLAFGPDGMLYVSTGETGESSLARDRSSYAGKILRITPDGDAAPGNPFGTEVWSWGHRNIEGLAFDDADRLWASEFGQDAFDELNLIRKGDDYGWPDVEGEGGTQQGYVDPQLTWSVDEASPAGLAYAGGYLWMAALRGERLWRITVDGANASEPTAFLTGELGRLRTVEVAPDGTLWLTTSNNDGRGVPGPDDDRILVLDP is encoded by the coding sequence GTGATCTTCCGCCGTACGGCGCCCGCGGCGGCATTGCTCGCGCTCGGCCTCGTCGTTGCTGCCTGCGGCGCCGACGACGACCCGGAGGCGGACCGGCCGTCGCCCACCCGGACGTCGGCGACCGCGACCGGCTCCGGCAGTCCGTCCGATCCGTCGAGCGAGCGGCCGTCCGTCCGTCCCGACGGCGCGCCCGACGTGGTCGCGACCGCCGCGACCGGACTCGACACCCCGTGGGGCCTGGACTTCCTGCCCGGCGGGCGAGCGATCGTCACCGAGCGCGACACCGCACGGGTGCTGCTCATCGACCCGCCCCGCGGCGACGCGCCCGGCGCGGTGGTCGAGGCGGGCACGATCCCGGAGGTCGTCGCCGAGGGCGAGGCAGGCCTGCTCGGCGTGGCGGTCTCCCCCGACTTCGCGGACGACCGTCTCGTCTACTTCTACGTCTGCACTGCCGACGACAACCGGGTCGTGCGCGCCACCCTCGACGGCGACGAGCTCGGCGCTCCCGAGCCGATCCTGACCGGCATCCCCAACGGGTTCATCCACGACGGCGGCCGGCTGGCGTTCGGGCCCGACGGGATGCTCTACGTCTCCACCGGCGAGACCGGCGAGTCGTCGCTCGCGCGCGACCGGTCGTCGTACGCCGGCAAGATCCTGCGGATCACCCCGGACGGCGACGCTGCGCCTGGCAACCCGTTCGGCACCGAGGTCTGGTCGTGGGGCCACCGCAACATCGAGGGCCTCGCGTTCGACGACGCCGATCGGCTCTGGGCCTCGGAGTTCGGGCAGGACGCGTTCGACGAGCTCAACCTGATCCGCAAGGGCGACGACTACGGCTGGCCTGACGTCGAGGGCGAGGGCGGGACGCAGCAGGGGTACGTCGACCCGCAGCTGACCTGGAGCGTCGACGAGGCGTCGCCGGCCGGCCTTGCCTACGCCGGCGGCTATCTCTGGATGGCGGCGCTGCGCGGCGAGCGGCTGTGGCGGATCACGGTCGACGGCGCCAACGCGTCGGAGCCGACGGCGTTCCTCACTGGCGAGCTGGGCCGGCTCCGCACCGTCGAGGTCGCGCCCGACGGCACGCTGTGGCTCACCACCAGCAACAACGACGGCCGGGGCGTGCCGGGGCCGGACGACGACCGGATCCTGGTCCTCGACCCCTAG
- a CDS encoding alpha/beta fold hydrolase, whose translation MSVPAPRPATTPSDLSEQVGYRDILSDDGTYLRAWTNDPEGVIDGPTVVLCNGLGTNPYLWPALLDPDCGVRVVSWNHRGVGGSERPADKRHVEIEHFVEDGLSVMDHFGIDRAVLMGWSMGVNTMFELATRNPERVRGLFAVCGVPGDTFRTMLAPFHLPHPVARLLTITGCRAAQLGGWAVTPITTRLPIGPRTINLISHTGFMFPVADPVQAAVGIKEFLTTPVQWYAHLALGTSKHARVSLSGIEAPARFVAATYDVLAGARDMATAAERLRDADYIELRGSHFIQLEQPERVHGLLLDFIEQLYVLEDAG comes from the coding sequence ATGTCAGTCCCCGCGCCCCGCCCTGCGACGACGCCGAGCGACCTGTCCGAGCAGGTGGGCTACCGCGACATCCTGTCCGACGACGGCACCTACCTGCGGGCCTGGACCAACGATCCCGAGGGCGTGATCGACGGACCCACGGTCGTGCTGTGCAACGGGCTCGGCACCAACCCCTACCTCTGGCCCGCGCTGCTCGACCCCGACTGCGGCGTGCGCGTGGTCTCGTGGAACCACCGTGGCGTCGGCGGGTCCGAGCGGCCCGCCGACAAGCGACACGTCGAGATCGAGCACTTCGTCGAGGACGGCCTGTCCGTGATGGACCACTTCGGCATCGACCGGGCGGTGCTGATGGGCTGGTCGATGGGCGTGAACACGATGTTCGAGCTGGCGACGCGCAACCCGGAGCGGGTGCGTGGCCTGTTCGCGGTCTGCGGCGTCCCCGGCGATACGTTCCGGACGATGCTCGCGCCGTTCCACCTGCCGCACCCGGTGGCCCGACTGCTGACGATCACCGGGTGTCGTGCCGCCCAGCTCGGCGGCTGGGCCGTCACCCCGATCACGACCCGGCTGCCCATCGGGCCGCGGACGATCAACCTGATCAGCCACACCGGCTTCATGTTCCCGGTCGCCGACCCGGTGCAGGCGGCGGTGGGGATCAAGGAGTTCCTGACCACGCCCGTGCAGTGGTACGCCCACCTCGCCCTCGGCACGTCCAAGCACGCACGCGTGTCGCTGAGCGGCATCGAGGCGCCCGCCCGGTTCGTGGCGGCGACGTACGACGTCCTCGCGGGCGCGCGCGACATGGCGACCGCGGCCGAGCGGCTCCGCGACGCCGACTACATCGAGCTGCGCGGATCGCACTTCATCCAGCTCGAGCAGCCCGAGCGGGTGCACGGGCTCCTGCTGGACTTCATCGAGCAGCTCTACGTGCTCGAGGACGCCGGGTGA
- a CDS encoding EamA family transporter translates to MPPQKSSVHLESVVLVLIGIASVQLGAGIAKTLFDEIPPSAIVWLRLATSTLVLLVWARPRVRGRDRLDWLTVLGFGVCLGTMNWAIYQSFSRIPIGIAVTIEFIGPLLIAAFGFRRPRDLAWVALAALGVALLGVERAELDLVGVAFALVAGAGWAGYILLSARTGQRWEGFDGLALASLVAVALVTPALLTTDGTDLLDGRILLIGAAVGLLSSVIPYSCELVALRRLKPALVGVLMSLEPAAAALAGLVVVSEELGVLQWTAIACVVAASIGATRATTTPVAAPAPD, encoded by the coding sequence GTGCCACCCCAGAAGTCATCGGTCCACCTCGAATCGGTGGTGCTGGTCCTCATCGGGATCGCGTCGGTGCAGCTGGGCGCGGGCATCGCGAAGACGCTCTTCGACGAGATCCCGCCGTCGGCGATCGTGTGGCTGCGCCTCGCGACCAGCACGCTCGTGCTCCTCGTCTGGGCGCGCCCGCGGGTGCGGGGGCGCGACCGGCTCGACTGGCTGACGGTGCTCGGCTTCGGCGTCTGCCTGGGCACGATGAACTGGGCGATCTACCAGTCGTTCTCGCGGATCCCGATCGGCATCGCGGTCACGATCGAGTTCATCGGGCCGCTCCTGATCGCTGCCTTCGGCTTCCGGCGGCCGCGCGACCTGGCGTGGGTCGCGCTCGCCGCGCTCGGCGTCGCGCTCCTCGGCGTCGAGCGCGCCGAGCTGGACCTGGTCGGCGTGGCCTTCGCACTGGTCGCGGGCGCCGGCTGGGCGGGCTACATCCTGCTCAGCGCCCGCACGGGCCAGCGGTGGGAGGGCTTCGACGGCCTCGCCCTCGCCAGCCTGGTCGCGGTCGCCCTGGTCACTCCGGCGCTGCTGACGACCGACGGCACCGACCTCCTCGACGGCCGGATCCTGCTGATCGGCGCAGCCGTCGGGCTGCTCAGCTCCGTCATCCCCTACAGCTGCGAGCTCGTCGCCCTCCGCCGCCTGAAGCCCGCCCTCGTCGGCGTGCTGATGAGCCTCGAGCCCGCCGCGGCCGCGCTCGCGGGCCTCGTCGTGGTGTCCGAGGAGCTCGGCGTGCTGCAGTGGACGGCGATCGCGTGCGTCGTCGCCGCCTCGATCGGCGCCACCCGCGCCACCACCACCCCCGTCGCCGCCCCCGCCCCCGACTGA
- a CDS encoding WD40/YVTN/BNR-like repeat-containing protein, with product MGTVLLVGTRKGQWIGRSDDRREEWTFTGPHHNMEEVYSGLVDNRGGGTPRIFAGASSMWLGPQVRWSDDFGETWQETAGGGVKFPEGADATVERVWQLMPGAVDGVVWAGTEPGAVWKSEDGGETFALEQGLWDHPQRPEWGEGFGGQAFHTVLPHPTDPASVTAAISTGGVYRTTDGGMSWEPRNQGIRADFLPEEQRYPEFGQCVHKVTRHPSRPERLYAQNHGGVYRSDDEGGSWADIGAGLPSDFGFPIVVHPHKPDTIYVFPLAGGDGRFPPDAKPLVWRSDDAGESWTPYGEGLPESFYVAVMRDAMCADDHDPAGLYLGARNGTVWASADEGVTWRNIVADLPDVMSVKVGTYEG from the coding sequence ATGGGCACGGTCTTGTTGGTCGGGACCCGCAAGGGACAGTGGATCGGCCGGTCCGACGACCGGCGCGAGGAGTGGACCTTCACCGGTCCCCACCACAACATGGAGGAGGTCTACTCCGGCCTCGTCGACAACCGCGGCGGCGGGACTCCGCGGATCTTCGCCGGCGCATCGTCCATGTGGCTGGGCCCGCAGGTGCGGTGGTCCGACGACTTCGGCGAGACCTGGCAGGAGACCGCGGGCGGGGGCGTGAAGTTCCCCGAGGGCGCCGACGCCACGGTCGAGCGCGTCTGGCAGTTGATGCCCGGCGCCGTCGACGGCGTGGTCTGGGCCGGCACCGAGCCCGGAGCGGTCTGGAAGTCCGAGGACGGCGGCGAGACCTTCGCGCTCGAGCAGGGGCTCTGGGACCACCCGCAGCGCCCCGAGTGGGGCGAGGGTTTCGGCGGGCAGGCGTTCCACACCGTGCTGCCGCACCCGACCGACCCGGCGTCGGTGACCGCCGCGATCTCGACCGGAGGCGTCTACCGCACGACCGACGGCGGCATGTCGTGGGAGCCGCGCAACCAGGGCATCCGGGCCGACTTCCTGCCCGAGGAGCAGCGCTACCCCGAGTTCGGGCAGTGCGTCCACAAGGTGACCCGGCACCCGAGCCGCCCCGAGCGGCTCTACGCCCAAAACCACGGCGGTGTCTACCGCTCCGACGACGAGGGCGGCTCGTGGGCCGACATCGGCGCCGGGCTCCCGAGCGACTTCGGCTTCCCGATCGTGGTCCACCCGCACAAGCCGGACACGATCTACGTCTTCCCGCTGGCCGGGGGCGACGGCCGCTTCCCGCCCGACGCCAAGCCGTTGGTCTGGCGCTCCGACGACGCGGGCGAGTCCTGGACGCCGTACGGCGAGGGGCTGCCGGAGTCCTTCTACGTCGCGGTCATGCGCGACGCGATGTGCGCCGACGACCACGACCCGGCGGGGCTCTACCTCGGAGCCCGCAACGGCACCGTGTGGGCGTCGGCCGACGAGGGCGTCACCTGGCGGAACATCGTCGCCGACCTCCCCGACGTGATGTCGGTGAAGGTCGGCACCTACGAGGGCTAG